A single genomic interval of Lepidochelys kempii isolate rLepKem1 chromosome 13, rLepKem1.hap2, whole genome shotgun sequence harbors:
- the NCOA6 gene encoding nuclear receptor coactivator 6 isoform X4, whose protein sequence is MVLDDLPNLKETYTSLLSSTMEDLEVDFDSRLEEDDLKQDGTCEGSTIFVAFKGNIDDRDFKQKLDIILKNVPGLLHMESNKLKLQKVEPWNSVRVTFNIPREAAERLRILAQSNNQQLRDLGILSVQIEGEGAINLALGQNRSQDVRINGPMGAGNSIRMETGFPIQSGQGLIRMNNPATVMMSQSGNVSSSMMASGANAELQPRTPRPASQSGMPKRLPPGFPGGQTNQNFMQSQVPSTVPGTPVSSGAPQLQTSQNVQHPGGQGGPPQNQMQVPHGPPNLMQTGLMGLHGNINNQQAGASGVPQVNLGNMQGQPQQGPQSQLMGMHQQIVPSQAQMVNIQAQGSLNPQNQMILSRAQLMPQGQMMVTPQNQNLGPSPQRMTPPKQMIPQQGQQMMTTHNQMMGPQGQVLLQQNSMMEQMMTNQMQGNKQPFNTQNQSNVMTGPAQIMRGPTPNMQGNMVQFTMAQQGPVNGNPSQVMGIQGQVLRPTVPGPHVSQQHGDSVTTTNSDVSLTQMLPEVPIQQPNMVPSHLQAMQGNNNNSGSHFTGHGLPFNASFSGPPNGNQISCGQNPGFPVNKDVTLTSPLLVNLLQSDISAGHFGVNNKQNNQNANKPKKKKPPRKKKNNQQVEQTNSSETRPAGLEETDQPPLPGEQGMNLENTGPKLSDFTNRPPGYPSQPAEQRPLQQMPPQLMQHAQQQQQQQPPPPQAQPPTQQQQQQMMMMLMMQQDPKSVRLPVPHGVHPPRGPLNPETQRMPMQQSGNMSVMVSLQGPGSVPPSPDKQRISLPGNPPLGNSARKMVYQDNVQNPSSSPLGEVSSVPSLAEGNGADGLPASGAQNNMTSHLVVSQTQLMMTGPKPGPSPLSASQGASPQQQSNSLPGSHTHHFPNVATPSQTSRPKTPNRASPRPYYPQTPNNRPPSTEPSEISLSPERLNASIAGLFPPQINIPLPPRPNLNRGFDQQGLNPTTLKAIGQAPSNLTINNQSGFAAPQSHKLDTVVVNSGKQANTGGTKRASPSNSRRSSPGSSRKTTPSPGRQNSKAAKLALPTPQNPSLLQNMELQRNMVVGPTSLPTPATTSFPNNNMLNTQNPAISVSVMTGIPEDSKETLNVSQDNECQSTQAVQGNKDQPNIELKGIPSQEIKMLVPEEQSKKDGPSLDTNRLPGLEENKSMREAPTSLSQLLDNSGAPNVTIKPPGLTSLELPSMVTSGEELKKIAVVPPLQDSSSSKELSSSLSLPQNNEACSTQVHQELGEMNLNVTQNVPPVIQRPVSSSSISTSLPPNQITVFVTSNPITSSANTSTPLPSHLQPTLVSTVVTMPNVGNKVMVSEGQSAVQSNSRPQFITPVFINSSSIIQVMKGSQPSTIPTAPLTSNSNLMPQSVAVVGPLHIPQNIKFSSGPAPPNSPVPSIPTSRSLVLNPLAAPIQLPSPPSMASSNVLPHPHVQQVKDFNPDESSSQASVSADQCSVTVTQSGAVVSSLLTSSPGSSGNRRSPVSSGKGKGKVDKIGQFLLTKACKKVTGSLEKGEEQHSLDGEVEGQGLEISVPNSLGTEQIPVELDNRTVTPPALSLLRQSTSGPGNLSVSTAATVSASVSPSLSSNTPPTNVLSVVTTPVISELAPTAPSTNSNRGGLPDEQIGIGLVEEKGGAHQELPQNIASSQHLTQKETPVATPESAIQRTELETNAAIVACQSNEAKESCEKSKTPSRRNSRTEESAASQETVENGQRKRSSRPSSASSTAKETNASAMQSKRRKSK, encoded by the exons AATCCAACAAGTTAAAATTGCAGAAGGTAGAACCCTGGAACAGTGTACGTGTTACATTTAATATACCCCGTGAAGCTGCAGAGCGGCTGCGAATTCTGGCTCAGAGCAACAACCAGCAGCTCCGTGACTTGGGAATTCTCTCTGTTCAGATTGAAG GTGAAGGTGCCATCAACTTGGCTTTAGGTCAAAATAGAAGTCAAGATGTCAGGATTAATGGGCCCATGGGAGCAGGCAATTCAATACGAATGGAGACAGGATTTCCCATTCAGAGTGGCCAAG GGTTAATAAGAATGAACAACCCTGCAACTGTTATGATGTCCCAGAGTGGAAATGTTTCCTCTTCTATGATGGCAAGTGGAGCtaatgcagagctgcagcccaggaCACCTCGACCTGCTTCACAGTCAG GAATGCCCAAGCGCCTCCCACCTGGCTTCCCTGGAGGGCAAACTAATCAAAACTTCATGCAAAGTCAGGTGCCTTCAACAGTACCCGGTACACCTGTGAGCAGTGGAGCCCCTCAGCTACAAACAAGTCAAAATGTGCAACATCCAG GCGGTCAAGGAGGCCCTCCTCAAAATCAGATGCAGGTACCACATGGCCCACCAAATCTGATGCAGACCGGTTTAATGGGACTTCATGGAAATATAAACAACCAGCAGGCTGGTGCTAgtggagttccacaagttaatcTGGGCAACATGCAGGGACAGCCTCAGCAAGGACCACAGTCTCAGCTTATGGGAATGCATCAGCAAATTGTACCCTCCCAAGCACAAATGGTGAACATTCAGGCTCAAGGATCTCTAAATCCTCAAAACCAGATGATACTTTCTCGAGCCCAGCTTATGCCACAAGGCCAAATGATGGTAACACCCCAAAACCAAAATCTTGGTCCTTCACCACAAAGGATGACTCCACCCAAGCAAATGATTCCCCAGCAGGGCCAACAGATGATGACGACACATAATCAAATGATGGGACCTCAAGGGCAGGTCTTGCTACAGCAAAACTCAATGATGGAACAGATGATGACCAATCAGATGCAAGGCAATAAACAACCATTTAATACTCAAAACCAATCTAATGTTATGACGGGGCCAGCTCAAATAATGCGaggaccaaccccaaatatgCAAGGAAACATGGTGCAGTTCACCATGGCACAGCAAGGCCCTGTAAATGGCAATCCTTCTCAGGTTATGGGAATTCAAGGACAGGTTTTAAGACCCACAGTACCTGGCCCCCACGTGTCTCAGCAACATGGGGATTCTGTTACTACAACAAACAGTGATGTAAGCTTGACACAGATGTTACCTGAAGTTCCCATACAGCAACCAAATATGGTGCCTTCCCACTTGCAGGCAATGCAAGGAAACAATAATAATTCGGGGAGTCATTTTACTGGACATGGGCTACCTTTTAATGCCTCTTTTAGTGGACCACCAAATGGGAATCAGATTTCCTGTGGACAAAATCCTGGTTTTCCAGTGAATAAAGATGTCACTCTAACAAGTCCGCTGTTGGTAAACTTGCTACAAAGTGATATATCTGCTGGACATTTTGGTGTGAACAACAAACAGAACAATCAGAATGCCAATAAACCCAAAAAGAAAAAGCCtccaaggaagaagaaaaataatcagCAAGTAGAACAAACTAA TTCTTCAGAAACACGTCCAGCTGGCCTGGAGGAGACTGATCAGCCACCGTTGCCTGGAGAGCAAGGAATGAATTTAGAGAACACTGGCCCCAAACTTTCAGATTTCACAAACAGACCACCAG GTTATCCGTCTCAGCCAGCTGAACAAAGGCCTCTTCAGCAAATGCCACCTCAACTTATGCAAcatgcacagcagcagcagcagcagcagccgcccccaccccaggcacagCCACCAACTCAGCAGCAACAGCAACAAATGATGATGATGCTTATGATGCAACAGGATCCTAAATCAGTCAGGCTTCCTGTGCCACATGGTGTTCATCCACCtaggggccctttaaatccagaGACTCAAAGAATGCCAATGCAGCAGAGTGGTAACATGTCAGTAATGGTTAGTTTACAAGGTCCTGGATCAGTACCTCCATCTCCTGATAAGCAGAGAATTTCTTTGCCAGGCAATCCTCCTCTGGGGAATAGTGCAAGAAAGATGGTTTACCAAGATAATGTACAGAATCCTTCCAGTTCACCCCTGGGAGAAGTTTCATCAGTACCCTCTCTCGCAGAAGGAAATGGAGCTGATGGGCTGCCAGCATCAGGGGCTCAAAATAATATGACCTCTCATTTAGTAGTTTCACAAACTCAGTTAATGATGACGGGGCCAAAACCTGGACCTTCTCCACTTTCAGCTTCCCAAGGTGCAAGTCCTCAACAACAATCTAATTCTTTACCTGGCTCTCATACACACCATTTCCCAAATGTTGCCACCCCATCTCAAACTTCAAGGCCTAAAACCCCAAACAGAGCAAGCCCAAGACCATACTATCCTCAGACTCCTAATAATCGTCCACCTAGCACAGAACCTTCAGAAATAAGCTTATCTCCAGAGAGACTTAATGCTTCTATTGCGGGACTCTTTCCTCCCCAAATTAATATTCCTTTGCCTCCAAGGCCTAATCTTAACAGAGGATTTGATCAGCAGGGTCTTAATCCAACTACCTTGAAGGCCATTGGACAAGCCCCATCAAATCTCACAATTAACAATCAGTCTGGTTTTGCTGCTCCACAGTCACACAAGTTGGATACTGTTGTTGTCAATTCAGGAAAGCAAGCCAACACTGGAGGAACAAAGCGAGCAAGTCCAAGCAATAGCAGAAGGTCCAGTCCTGGATCTAGTAGGAAAACCACGCCAAGTCCTGGCAGACAAAATTCAAAAGCAGCTAAATTAGCATTGCCGACTCCACAGAACCCATCACTTTTGCAAAACATGGAATTACAAAGAAACATGGTAGTTGGTCCAACTTCTTTGCCAACGCCTGCGACAACAAGTTTTCCAAATAACAACATGCTGAATACTCAGAATCCTGCAATTTCTGTATCTGTTATGACTGGCATTCCTGAGGACAGCAAAGAGACCCTTAATGTTTCTCAAGATAATGAATGCCAGAGTACACAGGCTGTCCAGGGTAACAAAGACCAGCCTAATATTGAACTAAAAGGCATTCCCAGCCAAGAAATCAAAATGTTGGTCCCTGAAGAACAATCAAAAAAAGATGGGCCATCTTTAGATACCAACAGGCTTCCCGGCTTAGAGGAAAATAAGTCTATGAGAGAGGCACCAACTTCCTTAAGTCAACTTCTTGATAATTCTGGAGCTCCCAATGTAACCATTAAACCCCCTGGGCTCACCAGTCTTGAATTACCATCAATGGTAACCTCTGGCGAAGAGCTAAAGAAGATAGCTGTTGTTCCTCCACTACAGGATTCCTCTTCAAGTAAAGAACTTTCTAGTTCCTTAAGCTTGCCTCAGAATAATGAAGCTTGTTCAACTCAAGTGCACCAAGAACTAGGAGAGATGAATTTAAATGTTACACAGAATGTCCCTCCAGTAATACAAAGACCTGTTAGCTCCTCCTCTATTTCGACTTCTTTACCACCCAATCAGATAACAGTTTTTGTAACTTCAAACCCCATTACATCTTCTGCTAACACATCAACACCATTGCCATCTCATTTGCAGCCTACATTAGTCTCTACTGTCGTCACAATGCCCAATGTAGGTAACAAAGTTATGGTTTCTGAGGGACAATCAGCAGTTCAGTCTAATTCCCGGCCTCAGTTCATTACACCAGTTTTTATAAACTCATCTTCAATCATTCAGGTTATGAAAGGATCTCAGCCAAGTACAATTCCAACTGCACCATTGACCTCTAACTCTAATTTAATGCCTCAGTCAGTTGCAGTTGTTGGTCCTCTGCACATACCACAGAACATAAAGTTTTCATCAGGGCCTGCTCCTCCTAATAGTCCTGTCCCTAGTATACCAACAAGCAGGTCACTGGTTCTTAATCCACTGGCAGCTCCTATTCAGCTTCCTTCTCCCCCGTCTATGGCATCTTCAAATGTTCTTCCACATCCTCATGTTCAACAAGTCAAAGATTTTAACCCAGATGAGTCCAGTTCTCAAGCTAGTGTATCAGCTGATCAGTGCTCTGTAACGGTGACACAGTCTGGAGCTGTGGTTTCATCTCTTCTAACAAGTAGTCCGGGATCTTCTGGAAACAGGCGAAGTCCAGTTTCATCCGGTAAGGGAAAGGGAAAAGTGGACAAGATTGGTCAATTTTTGCTGACCAAAGCATGTAAAAAAGTTACAGGCTCCCTTGAAAAAGGGGAGGAACAACATTCTTTGGATGGAGAAGTTGAAGGCCAGGGGCTAGAAATATCAGTCCCTAATAGTCTGGGAACAGAGCAAATACCTGTAGAACTAGACAATAGAACTGTAACACCTCCAGCACTCAGTCTTCTAAGACAGAGCACTTCTGGGCCTGGGAATTTGAGTGttagcacggctgctactgtaTCTGCTTCTGTATCTCCAAGCTTATCAAGCAACACTCCTCCCACAAATGTACTGTCGGTAGTAACCACTCCTGTAATCTCAGAGCTTGCACCCACCGCTCCAAGCACTAATAGTAACCGTGGTGGTTTACCAGATGAGCAAATTGGGATTGGCTTAGTGGAGGAAAAAGGAGGAGCACATCAGGAATTGCCACAGAATATAG CGTCTTCACAACATTTAACCCAAAAGGAAACTCCAGTTGCAACACCAGAAAGTGCTATTCAAAGAACAG AACTTGAAACAAATGCTGCAATAGTTGCTTGCCAAAG
- the NCOA6 gene encoding nuclear receptor coactivator 6 isoform X3, with protein MEVTWLIRMNNPATVMMSQSGNVSSSMMASGANAELQPRTPRPASQSDSMDPLLSGLTIQQQNHPSGSLAPQIHSMQSVPVNRQMNPANFQQLQQQPQLQPRPPQQHQQPQQGIRPSFTTPAQVPVPPGWNQLPSGALQPPPSQGTMGTLTVNQGWKKAPLPGQMQQQLQARPSLATVQTPSHPPPPYPFGSQQASQAHPNFSQMNNPGQFTAPQMKNLQGGPSRVPTPLQQPHLTSKSPASSPSSFQQGSPASSPTVNQTQQQMGPRPPQNNALPQGFQQPVSSPGRNPMVQQGNVPPNFMVMQQQNQGPQGLHPGLGGMPKRLPPGFPGGQTNQNFMQSQVPSTVPGTPVSSGAPQLQTSQNVQHPGGQGGPPQNQMQVPHGPPNLMQTGLMGLHGNINNQQAGASGVPQVNLGNMQGQPQQGPQSQLMGMHQQIVPSQAQMVNIQAQGSLNPQNQMILSRAQLMPQGQMMVTPQNQNLGPSPQRMTPPKQMIPQQGQQMMTTHNQMMGPQGQVLLQQNSMMEQMMTNQMQGNKQPFNTQNQSNVMTGPAQIMRGPTPNMQGNMVQFTMAQQGPVNGNPSQVMGIQGQVLRPTVPGPHVSQQHGDSVTTTNSDVSLTQMLPEVPIQQPNMVPSHLQAMQGNNNNSGSHFTGHGLPFNASFSGPPNGNQISCGQNPGFPVNKDVTLTSPLLVNLLQSDISAGHFGVNNKQNNQNANKPKKKKPPRKKKNNQQVEQTNSSETRPAGLEETDQPPLPGEQGMNLENTGPKLSDFTNRPPGYPSQPAEQRPLQQMPPQLMQHAQQQQQQQPPPPQAQPPTQQQQQQMMMMLMMQQDPKSVRLPVPHGVHPPRGPLNPETQRMPMQQSGNMSVMVSLQGPGSVPPSPDKQRISLPGNPPLGNSARKMVYQDNVQNPSSSPLGEVSSVPSLAEGNGADGLPASGAQNNMTSHLVVSQTQLMMTGPKPGPSPLSASQGASPQQQSNSLPGSHTHHFPNVATPSQTSRPKTPNRASPRPYYPQTPNNRPPSTEPSEISLSPERLNASIAGLFPPQINIPLPPRPNLNRGFDQQGLNPTTLKAIGQAPSNLTINNQSGFAAPQSHKLDTVVVNSGKQANTGGTKRASPSNSRRSSPGSSRKTTPSPGRQNSKAAKLALPTPQNPSLLQNMELQRNMVVGPTSLPTPATTSFPNNNMLNTQNPAISVSVMTGIPEDSKETLNVSQDNECQSTQAVQGNKDQPNIELKGIPSQEIKMLVPEEQSKKDGPSLDTNRLPGLEENKSMREAPTSLSQLLDNSGAPNVTIKPPGLTSLELPSMVTSGEELKKIAVVPPLQDSSSSKELSSSLSLPQNNEACSTQVHQELGEMNLNVTQNVPPVIQRPVSSSSISTSLPPNQITVFVTSNPITSSANTSTPLPSHLQPTLVSTVVTMPNVGNKVMVSEGQSAVQSNSRPQFITPVFINSSSIIQVMKGSQPSTIPTAPLTSNSNLMPQSVAVVGPLHIPQNIKFSSGPAPPNSPVPSIPTSRSLVLNPLAAPIQLPSPPSMASSNVLPHPHVQQVKDFNPDESSSQASVSADQCSVTVTQSGAVVSSLLTSSPGSSGNRRSPVSSGKGKGKVDKIGQFLLTKACKKVTGSLEKGEEQHSLDGEVEGQGLEISVPNSLGTEQIPVELDNRTVTPPALSLLRQSTSGPGNLSVSTAATVSASVSPSLSSNTPPTNVLSVVTTPVISELAPTAPSTNSNRGGLPDEQIGIGLVEEKGGAHQELPQNIASSQHLTQKETPVATPESAIQRTELETNAAIVACQSNEAKESCEKSKTPSRRNSRTEESAASQETVENGQRKRSSRPSSASSTAKETNASAMQSKRRKSK; from the exons ATGGAAGTCACAT GGTTAATAAGAATGAACAACCCTGCAACTGTTATGATGTCCCAGAGTGGAAATGTTTCCTCTTCTATGATGGCAAGTGGAGCtaatgcagagctgcagcccaggaCACCTCGACCTGCTTCACAGTCAG ATTCAATGGATCCACTCTTGTCTGGACTAACTATCCAGCAGCAAAATCATCCATCTGGCTCTTTAGCACCTCAGATCCATTCAATGCAATCAGTTCCTGTAAACAGACAAATGAACCCAGCTAACTTTCAACAACTGCAGCAAcagccacagctgcagccacGTCCCCCCCAGCAACATCAGCAGCCACAACAGGGTATTCGACCTTCATTTACTACCCCAGCTCAGGTTCCAGTTCCTCCTGGTTGGAACCAGCTGCCTTCAGGAGCACTTCAACCTCCACCAAGCCAAGGAACAATGGGTACTTTGACAGTAAACCAGGGATGGAAAAAGGCCCCATTGCCTGGACAAATGCAGCAACAACTCCAAGCAAGGCCATCTTTAGCAACAGTCCAgactccctcccaccctccacctcCATACCCTTTTGGAAGCCAGCAAGCCTCtcaggctcatccaaacttttcTCAAATGAACAACCCTGGTCAATTTACTGCTCCGCAGATGAAAAATCTCCAGGGAGGGCCCTCACGGGTTCCTACACCACTACAGCAACCCCACCTGACCAGCAAATCTCCtgcttcttctccctcctccttccagcAGGGATCTCCTGCATCTTCTCCAACAGTTAACCAAACACAGCAGCAGATGGGACCAAGGCCTCCTCAGAATAATGCACTTCCCCAGGGATTTCAACAGCCTGTCAGTTCTCCTGGTCGTAATCCTATGGTGCAACAGGGGAATGTACCCCCCAACTTCATGGTGATGCAGCAGCAAAACCAAGGTCCACAAGGTTTACATCCTGGCTTAGGAG GAATGCCCAAGCGCCTCCCACCTGGCTTCCCTGGAGGGCAAACTAATCAAAACTTCATGCAAAGTCAGGTGCCTTCAACAGTACCCGGTACACCTGTGAGCAGTGGAGCCCCTCAGCTACAAACAAGTCAAAATGTGCAACATCCAG GCGGTCAAGGAGGCCCTCCTCAAAATCAGATGCAGGTACCACATGGCCCACCAAATCTGATGCAGACCGGTTTAATGGGACTTCATGGAAATATAAACAACCAGCAGGCTGGTGCTAgtggagttccacaagttaatcTGGGCAACATGCAGGGACAGCCTCAGCAAGGACCACAGTCTCAGCTTATGGGAATGCATCAGCAAATTGTACCCTCCCAAGCACAAATGGTGAACATTCAGGCTCAAGGATCTCTAAATCCTCAAAACCAGATGATACTTTCTCGAGCCCAGCTTATGCCACAAGGCCAAATGATGGTAACACCCCAAAACCAAAATCTTGGTCCTTCACCACAAAGGATGACTCCACCCAAGCAAATGATTCCCCAGCAGGGCCAACAGATGATGACGACACATAATCAAATGATGGGACCTCAAGGGCAGGTCTTGCTACAGCAAAACTCAATGATGGAACAGATGATGACCAATCAGATGCAAGGCAATAAACAACCATTTAATACTCAAAACCAATCTAATGTTATGACGGGGCCAGCTCAAATAATGCGaggaccaaccccaaatatgCAAGGAAACATGGTGCAGTTCACCATGGCACAGCAAGGCCCTGTAAATGGCAATCCTTCTCAGGTTATGGGAATTCAAGGACAGGTTTTAAGACCCACAGTACCTGGCCCCCACGTGTCTCAGCAACATGGGGATTCTGTTACTACAACAAACAGTGATGTAAGCTTGACACAGATGTTACCTGAAGTTCCCATACAGCAACCAAATATGGTGCCTTCCCACTTGCAGGCAATGCAAGGAAACAATAATAATTCGGGGAGTCATTTTACTGGACATGGGCTACCTTTTAATGCCTCTTTTAGTGGACCACCAAATGGGAATCAGATTTCCTGTGGACAAAATCCTGGTTTTCCAGTGAATAAAGATGTCACTCTAACAAGTCCGCTGTTGGTAAACTTGCTACAAAGTGATATATCTGCTGGACATTTTGGTGTGAACAACAAACAGAACAATCAGAATGCCAATAAACCCAAAAAGAAAAAGCCtccaaggaagaagaaaaataatcagCAAGTAGAACAAACTAA TTCTTCAGAAACACGTCCAGCTGGCCTGGAGGAGACTGATCAGCCACCGTTGCCTGGAGAGCAAGGAATGAATTTAGAGAACACTGGCCCCAAACTTTCAGATTTCACAAACAGACCACCAG GTTATCCGTCTCAGCCAGCTGAACAAAGGCCTCTTCAGCAAATGCCACCTCAACTTATGCAAcatgcacagcagcagcagcagcagcagccgcccccaccccaggcacagCCACCAACTCAGCAGCAACAGCAACAAATGATGATGATGCTTATGATGCAACAGGATCCTAAATCAGTCAGGCTTCCTGTGCCACATGGTGTTCATCCACCtaggggccctttaaatccagaGACTCAAAGAATGCCAATGCAGCAGAGTGGTAACATGTCAGTAATGGTTAGTTTACAAGGTCCTGGATCAGTACCTCCATCTCCTGATAAGCAGAGAATTTCTTTGCCAGGCAATCCTCCTCTGGGGAATAGTGCAAGAAAGATGGTTTACCAAGATAATGTACAGAATCCTTCCAGTTCACCCCTGGGAGAAGTTTCATCAGTACCCTCTCTCGCAGAAGGAAATGGAGCTGATGGGCTGCCAGCATCAGGGGCTCAAAATAATATGACCTCTCATTTAGTAGTTTCACAAACTCAGTTAATGATGACGGGGCCAAAACCTGGACCTTCTCCACTTTCAGCTTCCCAAGGTGCAAGTCCTCAACAACAATCTAATTCTTTACCTGGCTCTCATACACACCATTTCCCAAATGTTGCCACCCCATCTCAAACTTCAAGGCCTAAAACCCCAAACAGAGCAAGCCCAAGACCATACTATCCTCAGACTCCTAATAATCGTCCACCTAGCACAGAACCTTCAGAAATAAGCTTATCTCCAGAGAGACTTAATGCTTCTATTGCGGGACTCTTTCCTCCCCAAATTAATATTCCTTTGCCTCCAAGGCCTAATCTTAACAGAGGATTTGATCAGCAGGGTCTTAATCCAACTACCTTGAAGGCCATTGGACAAGCCCCATCAAATCTCACAATTAACAATCAGTCTGGTTTTGCTGCTCCACAGTCACACAAGTTGGATACTGTTGTTGTCAATTCAGGAAAGCAAGCCAACACTGGAGGAACAAAGCGAGCAAGTCCAAGCAATAGCAGAAGGTCCAGTCCTGGATCTAGTAGGAAAACCACGCCAAGTCCTGGCAGACAAAATTCAAAAGCAGCTAAATTAGCATTGCCGACTCCACAGAACCCATCACTTTTGCAAAACATGGAATTACAAAGAAACATGGTAGTTGGTCCAACTTCTTTGCCAACGCCTGCGACAACAAGTTTTCCAAATAACAACATGCTGAATACTCAGAATCCTGCAATTTCTGTATCTGTTATGACTGGCATTCCTGAGGACAGCAAAGAGACCCTTAATGTTTCTCAAGATAATGAATGCCAGAGTACACAGGCTGTCCAGGGTAACAAAGACCAGCCTAATATTGAACTAAAAGGCATTCCCAGCCAAGAAATCAAAATGTTGGTCCCTGAAGAACAATCAAAAAAAGATGGGCCATCTTTAGATACCAACAGGCTTCCCGGCTTAGAGGAAAATAAGTCTATGAGAGAGGCACCAACTTCCTTAAGTCAACTTCTTGATAATTCTGGAGCTCCCAATGTAACCATTAAACCCCCTGGGCTCACCAGTCTTGAATTACCATCAATGGTAACCTCTGGCGAAGAGCTAAAGAAGATAGCTGTTGTTCCTCCACTACAGGATTCCTCTTCAAGTAAAGAACTTTCTAGTTCCTTAAGCTTGCCTCAGAATAATGAAGCTTGTTCAACTCAAGTGCACCAAGAACTAGGAGAGATGAATTTAAATGTTACACAGAATGTCCCTCCAGTAATACAAAGACCTGTTAGCTCCTCCTCTATTTCGACTTCTTTACCACCCAATCAGATAACAGTTTTTGTAACTTCAAACCCCATTACATCTTCTGCTAACACATCAACACCATTGCCATCTCATTTGCAGCCTACATTAGTCTCTACTGTCGTCACAATGCCCAATGTAGGTAACAAAGTTATGGTTTCTGAGGGACAATCAGCAGTTCAGTCTAATTCCCGGCCTCAGTTCATTACACCAGTTTTTATAAACTCATCTTCAATCATTCAGGTTATGAAAGGATCTCAGCCAAGTACAATTCCAACTGCACCATTGACCTCTAACTCTAATTTAATGCCTCAGTCAGTTGCAGTTGTTGGTCCTCTGCACATACCACAGAACATAAAGTTTTCATCAGGGCCTGCTCCTCCTAATAGTCCTGTCCCTAGTATACCAACAAGCAGGTCACTGGTTCTTAATCCACTGGCAGCTCCTATTCAGCTTCCTTCTCCCCCGTCTATGGCATCTTCAAATGTTCTTCCACATCCTCATGTTCAACAAGTCAAAGATTTTAACCCAGATGAGTCCAGTTCTCAAGCTAGTGTATCAGCTGATCAGTGCTCTGTAACGGTGACACAGTCTGGAGCTGTGGTTTCATCTCTTCTAACAAGTAGTCCGGGATCTTCTGGAAACAGGCGAAGTCCAGTTTCATCCGGTAAGGGAAAGGGAAAAGTGGACAAGATTGGTCAATTTTTGCTGACCAAAGCATGTAAAAAAGTTACAGGCTCCCTTGAAAAAGGGGAGGAACAACATTCTTTGGATGGAGAAGTTGAAGGCCAGGGGCTAGAAATATCAGTCCCTAATAGTCTGGGAACAGAGCAAATACCTGTAGAACTAGACAATAGAACTGTAACACCTCCAGCACTCAGTCTTCTAAGACAGAGCACTTCTGGGCCTGGGAATTTGAGTGttagcacggctgctactgtaTCTGCTTCTGTATCTCCAAGCTTATCAAGCAACACTCCTCCCACAAATGTACTGTCGGTAGTAACCACTCCTGTAATCTCAGAGCTTGCACCCACCGCTCCAAGCACTAATAGTAACCGTGGTGGTTTACCAGATGAGCAAATTGGGATTGGCTTAGTGGAGGAAAAAGGAGGAGCACATCAGGAATTGCCACAGAATATAG CGTCTTCACAACATTTAACCCAAAAGGAAACTCCAGTTGCAACACCAGAAAGTGCTATTCAAAGAACAG AACTTGAAACAAATGCTGCAATAGTTGCTTGCCAAAG